The DNA window TCACCGTGGCATCGAGGCCGGGCTGAACGGCAGCCAGCCGCTGCCGGCACTGCTGCTGGACGGCGAGACCGCACTGGACTGGCGCATGAGCTGGACCTTCAGCGACTTCCGCTTCCAGGGCGGCGAGTATTCCGGCAACCGCATCGCCGGTGTCCCGCGCCACCTGCTGAACGGCGAACTGCTGCTGCGCAGCGGCCCCCTGCGCTTCGGCCCGAACCTGCGCTGGGTACCGCAGGACTCGCCCACCGACCACGCCAACACCCGCAACAACTATCAGGACGCCTATGCCCTGTGGGGATTGAAGCTGGACTATCAGGTGCGCGAAGGTTTCTCGGTCTACCTGCAAGGGGATAACCTGACGGACAAGACCTACGCCAGCACCTTCGTCATCCGCAACCGTGCCGATGCCAGCCAGCCGACCTTCCTCAGCGGCAGCGGACGCAGCCTGAGCGCCGGGCTGAACTATTCCTTCTGATCGGAGAGCACCCATGAGTCACCCGGAATCGCCGCCCGCCCTGTGCACCGAAGCGGAAATCCGCGCGCTGGTCGAAGCCTTCTACGCCCGGGTGCGGGCAGACGAGGTGCTGGGGCCGATCTTCGACGGGCACGTCGGCGACTGGCCTGCGCACCTGGACCAGTTGTGCGACTTCTGGTCGGCGCTGCTGCTCGGCACCAAGCGCTTCGGCGGCGCGCCGATGCCCAAGCACATGGCGCTGCATGGTCTCAGCGAGGCACTGTTCCAGCGCTGGCTGGGACTGTTCCAACTGACCACTGCCGAGTTGAGCAATACGGCACTGCGCACCGAGGCCGACGCCCTGGCCCAGCGTATCGCCGCCAACCTCTGGCGACACTACGAGCAGCACCATGGCCATGTCGGCACCACCGCCACCGCCCAGCCAGGAAAACAGCATGAGCGAGCCTGATGCACGCGCTTACCCCACGCGATTGCCAGAGGATGTCCGCGCCTACCGGCGCACGGCCGACTTCGACGAACAGAGCCTGCCGGCCGCCCTGCGCAAGGACCACGCGACCAAGCCCGGCGTCTGGGCACTGATCCACGTCCTCGAAGGCGAGCTGCGCTATTGCGTGGCCGACTGGGGCCTGGATGTCGTGCTGGTGCCCGGCCAGCCGGGGATCGTCGCGCCGCAGGTGCTGCACTTCGTCGAGCCGCGTGGCGCCGTGCGGCTGTTCGTGGAGTTCCATGCGGCCCCTGGCGAAGGACCGGCCAGCCCCCACTGACCAGGCTACCGAGCGCTCAGGGTGTGCCATGCCTGGCGCACCCTGAGCGCATGGCCTTTTAC is part of the Pseudomonas sp. ABC1 genome and encodes:
- a CDS encoding DUF1971 domain-containing protein, whose amino-acid sequence is MSEPDARAYPTRLPEDVRAYRRTADFDEQSLPAALRKDHATKPGVWALIHVLEGELRYCVADWGLDVVLVPGQPGIVAPQVLHFVEPRGAVRLFVEFHAAPGEGPASPH
- a CDS encoding group III truncated hemoglobin — translated: MSHPESPPALCTEAEIRALVEAFYARVRADEVLGPIFDGHVGDWPAHLDQLCDFWSALLLGTKRFGGAPMPKHMALHGLSEALFQRWLGLFQLTTAELSNTALRTEADALAQRIAANLWRHYEQHHGHVGTTATAQPGKQHERA